Within Haematobia irritans isolate KBUSLIRL chromosome 2, ASM5000362v1, whole genome shotgun sequence, the genomic segment GATTTTGGGTATTGTCAGCTACATGGATAACGCCTGTTTGAAATTCGAATTGATGGGTTGTGAGGAGCCCAAAAAGGAACCTCTACTAGGCTATGACTATGGGTACTCACCTTGCGTAGACAACGAGCCGCCAATCTTCCAGAATTGTCCTCAACAACCGATTGTAGTGAAACGTGATGATGTGGGTGCAATCTTGCCAGTGAACTTTACAGAGCCCACTGCTGTGGATAACTCAGGATCCATAGCCCGTTTGGAAGTGAAACCACAGAATTTCAAGACTCCTTCGTACATCTTCCGTGACACCGTTGTCAAATATGTCGCCTTTGATTATGACGGCAATGTGGCCATTTGTGAAATTAACATCACTGTTCCCGATGTAACGCCACCTTTGCTACAATGCCCTCAGAGCTATGTTATTGAATTGGCCGATCGTCAAGACCGTTATACTGTGAACTTCAATGAGACCCGTAACCGTATTAAGACTTCCGATGAATCCGGGGAGGTGCGTTTGACCTTCAGCCCTGAAAGTGCTATTATACCCATACGAGGATTTGAAAATGTTACCGTTACTGCCACAGATAGATTTGGAAATAGGGCCTACTGCAACTACCAGGTCTCCATACAAGCATCGCCATGTGTTGATTGGGAGTTACAACCGCCGGCAAATGGAGCAATCAATTGTCTACCAGGCGATAGGGGAATTGAGTGCATTGCCACTTGTAAACCAGGATTCCGTTTCACTGATGGTGAACCCCTGAAGAGCTTCTCTTGTGAGACATCACGTTTGTGGAAACCCACCTCTGTGGTACCCGATTGTGTTTCTGAAAATACCGAACAGGCTGATTACCAAGTTACCGCTACTATAACTTATCGCGCCAACGGAGCAGTGACCCAATCGTGTTTGGGTAAATACCAAGATGCTTTGTCCCAAAACTATGCTGGCCTCAATCAGCTATTATCGCAACGTTGCTCCGCCGTCAATGTCAATATGAATGTAACCTTCTTGAAATCGGTACCCAGTCTGCAGGAAGAGAATGTGGTGAAAATGGATTTCATTCTATCGATTTTACCAGCCATCAGACAGCCTCAACTCTATGAACTATGCGGTTCAACATTGAATTTGATCTTCGATTTGAGTGTTCCCTATGCCAGTGCGGTTATCGACTCGCTGCTGAATATTTCCAACATTGGTAACCAATGCCCACCTCTTAGAGCTTTGAATAGCAACATATCGCGCGGTTTCACATGTAGCGTAGGTGAAGTTTTGAATATGGATACCAGTGATGTACCCCGCTGCCTCCACTGTCCAGCTGGTACGTATGTTGCCACTGGTCAAAATGTCTGCACGAATTGTCCTCGAGGCTTCTATCAAAACCGTGATCGTCAAGGTACTTGCTTGCGTTGTCCTGCCGGTACTTACACCAAGGAGGAAGGTACTAAATCCTTGAACGATTGTATTCCTGTTTGTGGTTATGGTACCTACTCACCCACTGGTTTGGTCCCCTGTTTGGAATGTCCTCGAAACTCATATACTAGTGAACCACCCACAGGAGGTTTTAAAGATTGTCAGGCTTGTCCACAAAATACTTTCACTTTCCAACCGGCTGCTTCCACAAAGAGTTTGTGTCGTCAGAAGTGTCCTCCTGGTACATACTCCACCACTGGTTTGGCCCCTTGTTCGCCATGTCCCATGAATTTCTATCAGAACAGTATTGGAGCCCAGACATGTAATGAATGTGCCACAAATATGCGAACTGATGCCCCGGGAGCAAAGGGTCGTGAGGAATGTAAGCCCGTAGTATGTGGAGAAGGAGCTTGTCAACACGGTGGTCTATGTGTTCCCATGGGCCATGGAATTCAATGTTTCTGTCCTGCTGGCTTCTCCGGTAAACGTTGTGAGATCGATATTGATGAATGTGCCTCCCAGCCCTGCTATAATGGAGGTTCTTGTGTAGACTCTCCCCAAGGATATCGCTGCGAATGTCCTCCTGGCTACTCGGGTATTAACTGTCAAGAAGAAGCCAGTGATTGTCGCGAAGACACCTGTCCAACACGTGCCATGTGCAAGAACGAACCTGGATATAAGAACTACACTTGTCTCTGCCGTAGTGGGTACACTGGTGACCAGTGTGATGTGACCATAGATCCCTGCACAGCCAATGGAAATCCTTGCTCGAACGGAGCCAATTGTCGGGCTTTACAGCAAGGTCGCTACAAATGTGAATGTCTGCCCGGTTGGGAAGGTTTCAATTGTGAAATTAACATTGATGATTGTGCCGAGAATCCTTGTCTCTTGGGATCGAACTGTACTGATTTGGTTAACGACTTCCAGTGTGCCTGCCCACCTGGTTTCACCGGCAAGCGTTGTGAGGAGAAGATTGATTTGTGTCTGGCGGAGCCCTGCAAACATGGTACCTGTACCGATCGTCTCTTCGAACATGAGTGTGTCTGTCATCCCGGTTGGACTGGTCCAGCCTGTGATATCAACATTGATGACTGTGAAGATCGTCCCTGTGCCAATGATGGTGTATGCATCGATTTGGTTAATGGTTACAGCTGTACTTGCGAACCCGGTTATACAGGCAAGAACTGCCAGCATACCATTGACGATTGCGAATCGAATCCTTGCCAGAATGGAGCCACTTGTGTTGATCAATTGGATGGCTTTACTTGCAAGTGTCGCCCAGGATTTGTGGGTCTCAGTTGTGAAGCCGAAATCGATGAATGTTTAAGCGATCCCTGCAATCCTGTGGGCACAGAACGCTGCCTGGATTTGGACAATAAATTCAAGTGTGCCTGTCGCGATGGTTTCACTGGTGAATTGTGCGAGACCGACATCGACGATTGTGAAAGCAATCCATGCTTGAATGATGGCAAATGTACTGACCGTGTTGGTGGATTTGATTGCGAATGTGAAAATGGTTGGAGTGGTTTGCATTGCGAGAACCAAATCACAACCTGTGATACCTTATCGCCCTGTCAAAATGATGCCAACTGCATTGATCTGTTCCAAGACTATTTCTGTGTATGCCCCAGTGGTACCGATGGCAAGAATTGCGAGACTGCACCGGAAAGATGTATTGGTAACCCCTGCATGCATGGTGGAAAATGTCAAGACTTCGGATCCGGTTTGAACTGTACCTGTCCTATGGACTATGCAGGCATTGGTTGCCAATATGAGTTTGATGCATGTGAGGCTAATCTCTGCCAGAATGGTGCCACTTGTATTGATGTTGGTGAAGGCTATACTTGCGTGTGTCCTCAAGGTTTCAGCGGCAAGAACTGTGAAGAGGACATTATTGACTGCAAAGACAATTCCTGTCCTCCTGGAGCAACTTGTATCGATTTGACCAATGGCTTCTATTGTCAATGTCCCTTCAATATGACTGGTGATGATTGTCGCAAGACCATACAAGTTGACTATGATTTGTACTTCAGTGATGCATCGCGCTCTACTGCAGCCCAGGTGGTACCCTTCTATACGGGAGAGGCTACGAGCATGACTATTGCCATGTGGGTTCAATTTGCCCAAAAGGATGATACTGGAATCTTCTTTACTTTGTATGGAGTGGAATCACCAAATATGGCTAGTCATCGTCGTCTTATGCTGCAAGCCCATTCAAGTGGTGTCCAGGTCTCATTGTTTGCCGATTATCAAGATGTGTTCCTATCCTTTGGAGAATATACCTCGGTCAATGACGGTCAATGGCATCATGTGGCCATTGTTTGGGATGGTATGAGTGGTCAATTGCAATTGATTACCGAAGGTTTGATTGCCAGTAAGATTGAATATGCCCAAGGACGTACCTTGCCTCCATACTTGTGGTCTGTCCTTGGTAGACCTCAACCAGACGATAGTAAATATGCTCTCTCCTACACGGAGAGTGGATTCCAAGGAACGCTGACAAAGGTTCAATTATGGGCTCGTGCTTTGGATACAACATCAGAGATACAGAAACAAGTACGCGATTGCCGTTCGGAACCTGTACTCTATAATAGTTTGATATTGAATTGGTCCGGTTATGAAATCACTGTGGGTGGTGTAGAACGTAATGTTCCTTCGATGTGTGGTCAACGTAGATGTCCCAATGGTTATACTGGACCCAATTGTCAACAATTGGAAGTAGACAAAGAACCTCCTGTAGTGGAACATTGTCCTGGAGATTTGTGGGTCATAGCCAAGAATGGTAGCTCAGTAGTGACCTGGGATGAGCCTCATTTCAGTGACAATATTGGTGTAACCAAGATTGTGGAACGTAATGGTCATCGTCCTGGAACAACTCTGCTATGGGGATCCTATGATATAACCTATATAGCTTCAGATGCTGCAGGAAATACAGCTACCTGTAGTTTCAAGGTTTCATTGTTGAGTAAGTATTTGCGGAGAGATTTCATAGGAAAGAAGAAATTAATAGGTTTTTCCTTTGCATTATAGCCGAATTCTGTCCTCCCTTGGCTGATCCCATTGGTGGTGTCCAAGTCTGTAAGGATTGGGGTACTGGTGGACAATTTAAGGTTTGTGAGATCTCTTGCAATCCAGGTTTGAGATTCTCTGAAGAAGTACCAGAATTCTATACTTGTGGTGCTGAAGGTTTCTGGCGACCAACTCCGGATCCCTCAATGCCTTTGGTATATCCATCATGTTCACGTAAGTTGATCGTAATCAAAATCCTTAGACGATTTTTAGTGATTGGCCTACTTCCTTAGCTTCTAAACTTGCGCAACGTGTATTCCGCATCAAGATGTTGTTCCCCTCAGATGTCCTTTGCAACAAAGCTGGTCAAGGAGTCCTTCGTCAAAAGGTTACTAGCTCCGTCAATTCGCTCAATCGTGATTGGAACTTCTGTTCGTACTCGGTGGAGGGAACTCGCGAATGTAAGGATATACAAATCGATGTGAAATGTGATCACTATCGTGGTACCCAAACCAATCGGGTTCGCCGTCAAGCTAAGGATGGTGGTGTATATGTATTGGAAGCTGAAATCCCAGTCCTTAAGTAAGTAAATCCCATCCAATTGGGGAATAGTCCCAAGTAAATTTGTGTATAAATCCTAGTGGGTTGGTTATCTatgagatttttgttttgtgtcaGCATGTTCTATGTGTTTTATATGTAATTGTAATCCTATTCCAAATTTATAGCGATGAAGAAGATCCAGATCCAGGAGCACGTCAAGGACGCCAACAAACTGGCGGTGATACATACACGCTGGAAATTTCTTTCCCGGCAGTGAAGTATGTTTGTCTAGCCTTTGTTATTAGAGCTATAAGCTGCCGCTtcttagaaaattcaaaatttcttggttATGGGTTTGGGGGGCTATGggttatggccaaaattttaccTTAAGCTAACACATATCTGATGGAAATCTGTTTAGTGTGCCTAACCAAAATGCTTGCAACTTGGATTctctatttttataccaaagCTCTAATTTCTTTTCGTACTCCCTTTCCCTCATAGTGATCCCGTTGTTCATACCTCTTCTGGTGAACGCTCCACAGTTAAGGCTCTTTTGGAGAAACTCATTTTGGAAGATGATCAATTCGCTGTTCAAGATATCCTACCCAATACTGTTCCTGATCCAGCCTCTTTGGAATTGGGCTCAGAATATGCCTGCCCTGTGGGCCAGGTGGTCATGATCCCCGATTGTGTTCCTTGTGCCATTGGTACCTATTACAGTACTGCGAATAGTACTTGTGTCCCTTGCGAGCGTGGCACTTATCAATCCGAAGCTGGTCAATTACAATGCAGTAAATGTCCCATCATTGCTGGACGTCCTGGTGTCACTGCTGGTCCTGGAGCTCGCTCTGCAGCCAGCTGTAAAGAACGTTGTCCCGCAGGCAAATACTTTGATTCCGAAACTGGTTTATGCAGATCTTGCGGTCATGGCTTCTTCCAACCCAATGAAGGTTCATTTAGTTGTGAGCTTTGCGGTTTGGGTCAAACAACACGCTCGGCCGAGGCAACCTCACGCAAAGAGTGCCGTGATGAATGTTCTTCGGGTATGCAATTGGGTGTCGATGGTCGCTGTGAACCTTGTCCTCGAGGTACCTATCGCTCCCAAGGAGTGCAACCTTCGTGTGCTGGTTGCCCATTGGGTCGCACAACACCTAAAGTCGGTGCCAAATCTGTGGAAGAATGTACCTTGCCCGTCTGCTCACCTGGTACCTACCTCAATGGAACTCTCAATACCTGCGAAGAATGTCGCAAAGGCTATTACCAACCCGAAACACAACAAACTTCCTGCATACAATGTCCACCCAATCACAGTACCAAAATTACCGGCGCCACCTCCAAATCAGAGTGTACCAATCCTTGCGAACAAGTCGCTGAAGGTAGACCCCACTGTGATCCCAACGCCTATTGTATATTGGTTCCCGAAACCTCCGACTTTAAGTGTGAGTGTAAGCCTGGTTTCAATGGCACTGGTATGGAGTGTACCGATGTGTGCGATGGCTTCTGTGAGAACCAAGGCAATTGTGTCAAGGATCTCAAGGGTACACCGTCATGTCGCTGTGTGGGTTCATTTACAGGACCCCATTGTGCTGAGCGTTCAGAGTTTGCTTATATTGCGGGTGGTATTGCCGGCGCTGTGATCTTTATTATAGTCATTGTCCTATTGATCTGGATGATTTGTGTGCGTTCGACAAAGAAACGTGATCCCAAGAAAATGCTATCGCCTGCCATTGATCAGACTGGATCACAGGTGAACTTCTACTATGGAGCCCATACACCATATGCTGAATCGATAGCACCCTCGCATCACAGTACCTATGCTCATTACTATGATGATGAGGAGGATGGTTGGGAGATgccaaatttttacaatgagacCTACATGAAGGATGGTAAGTAATCCTGTTTAGGAtgatcatagaaaaaaattgatttttggctTTAATGACGAAagaaattgatgcaattaatttaattgggaCAAATGATTATTAACtgtttaattgatttgattttttagttATGTAATTTGGGTTTTtgagttaatttaaaaattaattcaggcctttaaattttaattgatattttttcgaGGCcattaattttgcaatattgtttaatattaaaataaattatggtCTTtatgccaattaaaaaaatctatgatacaattaaaaattgaagtgCTTTCTGCgattaattttttgagaaaaaaattgattgatttttttaaataaataaaattgtaaataaaaaaaaaataaataaaaaaaataaattaaaaaaaaaacaattggtgatacttttttgtgtaaaataaatcgtatttttaattaaattacatcttttactttgaaattatcctattaaaaattttgttattaaaattaaaattttaactgctttcagcaattgatttttattgattttttattattttttttttttttaattcaattgaatCAGTAAATgtattaattcaatattttttaattcaaaaaaaaacattgtttatattttttctgtgtacaataaattgtaattttaattcaatagctaagacctttaattttaattaaattaataaaataaaattttttattaataacattaaaattttggtagattcatCTGCTTGCTATAATCCATTTTTTTGATTAgataattaattgaaccaataaatttcttaattaaatatttttttattaataacattaaaatgtcattaaaaaaattaaataattaaattaatccaagtgattttttgtttgattaaaaaattaattgaagcaattagtttcataatttaatatatttttaaattaaaaattgttacttTTTTTCGATggagaattaattaattgaaccaattaattttttaattaaatattttttattaataacattaaaaatttaatttattcaactgCTTCCTGCAATTTATGTTTtctctttaaaaattaattgaatcaataaatttcttaattaaatatattttcaataaaattaaagctatatttaaaaatattggttctatgtttaataaattattattttttattaaataaaataagcctacatttttatctttacacaaaaattcaccaaagccaattaaaaaattaattaatttaattattccaATGGTTTATGTAAttgatttttagtttgattaattaTTGAATGGaacattaaacattttattgattcatATGGTTGCtacaattgatttttttgaattggaaattaattgaaccatttaatttcttaattaaatatttttcaataaaattcaaggtatatttaaaaaaattggttgtgtgtataataaattataattttaattaaatacaatGGGCCTAAATTACTATCTTTACACAAAAAACCACATATGCCCATtaaaaattacttaatttaattaatccaaGTGATTTATctaattgattttttgtttgattaaaaaattaattgaaacaattagtttcataatttaatattttttttaattaaaaattgttacttTTTTTCGATggagaattaattaattgaaccaattaatttcttaattaaatattttttattaatagcattaacaatttaatttattcatctGTTTcctgtaatttattttttctctttaaaaattaattgaatcaataaatttcttaattaaatatattttcaataaaattaaagctatattaaaaaaaatattggttcTGGtgctaataaattataattttaattaaataaaataggcctccacccagagaaggaatatgatcacctcagacatgttttaagagcaaaaagttatttttgggtggtgaccatgtaacatggttttcgcaaccatgttattttctcagaaatcatgtatctgatttcggcaagcatgttatatttgacgagaaaataacattttagtgacaaacatgttacatggtcgccatacaaaaataacattttgctcttgaaacatgtttgaggttatcatattccttctctgggtgtacattattatctttacacaaaaaatcaccaatgccaattaaaaaattattcatgcaaattaattaatccaagtgatttatgtaattgatttttggtttgattaaaaaatttattaaattttattgaatattttttttttaaattaaattaaacagttaattgaaaaatatttgtaatttttttatgtgtggaataaattataactttaacacaatacatttttttgttataatattttttactcCTCCTTCAATAGGCCTACATGGCGGTGGTAAAATGAGTACTTTGGCCAGATCAAATGCCTCACTTTATGGAACCAAGGATGATTTATACGATAGATTAAAACGGCATGCCTATACAGGCAAGAAAGGTAAGATTTCCCCCAATAAAACTTCCTTAGAataacaaaaactaaatttttctacttttttaaaTCTCAGAAAAGAGTGATAGTGATAGCGAAGTCCAATAAACaagaaaccaacaaaaaaatgagAAGTACCACAACTGCCAATTTAGCAGCGTTAGTAATAAAAACCcccagagaaaaaaaaaactttaaacgacTAAAATCCACAAATCAAcgaaaatcaggagaataagaatcaaacagcagcagcagctcaTCAACCACaaaactataaaatatttattacgaAACGCTCGACTAATGTATCATACTTcacctcacaaaaaaaaaaagaaaaaatgaccACAAAAAGCACTAGCAGGCCTTTGGGGAGCCGTGCTGTTAAAAATCCATCTACCATTACCACATTCCATACCAATCACTTGATATTCGCTCATTTCATTTAGTATTCAAAGATGAGATACCACCACGACCACCACATAAAAACGAAcactatgatgatgatgataaggcTGATGAGGCCTTATTTTAATAAGGATGTTGATAAGTCCAAAAGAGCTTTATATTGATTtgctgtaatttttttttgtataaaattcattggaaattGTAAGAACAAGTAATTGCAATTATTTTGCTAGGAAagaaagtttaaattttcttattagagaattatcatttttttagtttatttttaatatatatttttttcaattaaaaataagtaaaattactCAGCTTAATGTAAAGCTTTTAAAAAGCTGCTTAGAacgaaatgaaaaaacaaaaacagaaaatcaaaaatatccctacttt encodes:
- the uif gene encoding sushi, von Willebrand factor type A, EGF and pentraxin domain-containing protein uif isoform X2 yields the protein MGSLTAASLTWLSAFICLLLLSCSCFKVKAADDVFSCPNGWELRGLHCYKYFNIKHSWEKSAELCRRYGAELVAIDTYAENNNTLSIARLNDPNHRASDKYWLGLASLDELRTNTLESASGALISQYSGFWSLHQPDPRSGECVAATFTSVIQSWNLGTCESLLPFMCRSTACPQNSIHCANGKCVNQSFKCDGSDDCGDGSDELDCPANCHYHMQSGGDVIESPNYPHKYGALSKCKWTLEGPLGSNIILQFQDFETEKTFDTVQVLVGGRTEEKSVSLATLSGKQDLTTQPLVSASNFMIVKFTTDGSVERKGFRATWKTESKVCGGTLKATLQRQTLTSPNYPKQYPGGLECLYIIKAQSGRIISIEVDDLDISEGRDYMLIRDGDSPMSRPIAKLTGNSANNEKVIISTGNTLYLYFKSSLGDSGKGFSLRYIQGCKATITARNGTVTSPAFGLADYPKNQECYFTIRNSMGSPLSLKFVKFMVHKSDNVQVYDGSSTSGLRLHSGDGFTGNTVPKLTLTASSGEMLIKFTSDALHNAAGWSATFSADCPELLPGIGALASSRDTAFGTVVTFTCPIGQEFATGKSKIVTECLKGGNWSVSYIPKCQEVYCGPVPQIDNGFSIGSSNVTYRGVAMYQCYAGFTFSSGLPIEKISCLPDGRWERKPSCMASQCAPLPEVPHANITLLNGGGRSYGTIVQYECESGYERTGHPVLTCMSNGTWSGEVPRCSRKRCFEFPKIENGFVVDADRPYYYSDDARVQCFKGYKLIGSNIIRCNSEQVFENPPSCEDINECTSTQCDLATTECVNTAGSFHCQCRAGFTATAECRPVGDLGLSNGGIPDESITTSPSEEGFTKGMVRLTTGGWCGASAEPGANWILIDLKAPTILRGFRTMSVQRFDGNIAFTSAVRLQYTDDLTDVFKDYTNPDGTAVEFRILEPTLSILNLPMPIEARYVRFRIQDYVGAPCIRMEAMGCTRLDCVDINECAKNNGGCAQKCVNSPGSYSCSCNTGYQLYTANGTAGFHVEKTETGERDGDTYQRNKTCVPLMCPPLVEPENGKLLTDKDDHHFGDIIRFQCNFGYIMSGSSSLLCLSSGQWNGTVPECNYAKCVSLPDDKMEGLSVLRPDPESVLVPFRENVSITCNAPGRQLRSTASSGFRQCVYDPKPGLPDYWLSGSQPSCPRVDCYEPMPTPGAEYGQYVDTRYQSNFFFGCQNTFKLAGQTSHHDNVVRCQSDGIWDFGDLRCEGPVCDDPGRPSDGRQIAKSYEQGSEVYFGCNRPGYILINPRPITCIREPECKVIKPLGLTSGRIPDSAINATSERPNYEAKNIRLNAATGWCGKQEAFTYVSVDLGQIYRVKAILVKGVVTNDIVGRPTEIRFFYKQAENENYVVYFPNFNLTMRDPGNYGELAMITLPKYVQARFVILGIVSYMDNACLKFELMGCEEPKKEPLLGYDYGYSPCVDNEPPIFQNCPQQPIVVKRDDVGAILPVNFTEPTAVDNSGSIARLEVKPQNFKTPSYIFRDTVVKYVAFDYDGNVAICEINITVPDVTPPLLQCPQSYVIELADRQDRYTVNFNETRNRIKTSDESGEVRLTFSPESAIIPIRGFENVTVTATDRFGNRAYCNYQVSIQASPCVDWELQPPANGAINCLPGDRGIECIATCKPGFRFTDGEPLKSFSCETSRLWKPTSVVPDCVSENTEQADYQVTATITYRANGAVTQSCLGKYQDALSQNYAGLNQLLSQRCSAVNVNMNVTFLKSVPSLQEENVVKMDFILSILPAIRQPQLYELCGSTLNLIFDLSVPYASAVIDSLLNISNIGNQCPPLRALNSNISRGFTCSVGEVLNMDTSDVPRCLHCPAGTYVATGQNVCTNCPRGFYQNRDRQGTCLRCPAGTYTKEEGTKSLNDCIPVCGYGTYSPTGLVPCLECPRNSYTSEPPTGGFKDCQACPQNTFTFQPAASTKSLCRQKCPPGTYSTTGLAPCSPCPMNFYQNSIGAQTCNECATNMRTDAPGAKGREECKPVVCGEGACQHGGLCVPMGHGIQCFCPAGFSGKRCEIDIDECASQPCYNGGSCVDSPQGYRCECPPGYSGINCQEEASDCREDTCPTRAMCKNEPGYKNYTCLCRSGYTGDQCDVTIDPCTANGNPCSNGANCRALQQGRYKCECLPGWEGFNCEINIDDCAENPCLLGSNCTDLVNDFQCACPPGFTGKRCEEKIDLCLAEPCKHGTCTDRLFEHECVCHPGWTGPACDINIDDCEDRPCANDGVCIDLVNGYSCTCEPGYTGKNCQHTIDDCESNPCQNGATCVDQLDGFTCKCRPGFVGLSCEAEIDECLSDPCNPVGTERCLDLDNKFKCACRDGFTGELCETDIDDCESNPCLNDGKCTDRVGGFDCECENGWSGLHCENQITTCDTLSPCQNDANCIDLFQDYFCVCPSGTDGKNCETAPERCIGNPCMHGGKCQDFGSGLNCTCPMDYAGIGCQYEFDACEANLCQNGATCIDVGEGYTCVCPQGFSGKNCEEDIIDCKDNSCPPGATCIDLTNGFYCQCPFNMTGDDCRKTIQVDYDLYFSDASRSTAAQVVPFYTGEATSMTIAMWVQFAQKDDTGIFFTLYGVESPNMASHRRLMLQAHSSGVQVSLFADYQDVFLSFGEYTSVNDGQWHHVAIVWDGMSGQLQLITEGLIASKIEYAQGRTLPPYLWSVLGRPQPDDSKYALSYTESGFQGTLTKVQLWARALDTTSEIQKQVRDCRSEPVLYNSLILNWSGYEITVGGVERNVPSMCGQRRCPNGYTGPNCQQLEVDKEPPVVEHCPGDLWVIAKNGSSVVTWDEPHFSDNIGVTKIVERNGHRPGTTLLWGSYDITYIASDAAGNTATCSFKVSLLTEFCPPLADPIGGVQVCKDWGTGGQFKVCEISCNPGLRFSEEVPEFYTCGAEGFWRPTPDPSMPLVYPSCSPSKLAQRVFRIKMLFPSDVLCNKAGQGVLRQKVTSSVNSLNRDWNFCSYSVEGTRECKDIQIDVKCDHYRGTQTNRVRRQAKDGGVYVLEAEIPVLNDPVVHTSSGERSTVKALLEKLILEDDQFAVQDILPNTVPDPASLELGSEYACPVGQVVMIPDCVPCAIGTYYSTANSTCVPCERGTYQSEAGQLQCSKCPIIAGRPGVTAGPGARSAASCKERCPAGKYFDSETGLCRSCGHGFFQPNEGSFSCELCGLGQTTRSAEATSRKECRDECSSGMQLGVDGRCEPCPRGTYRSQGVQPSCAGCPLGRTTPKVGAKSVEECTLPVCSPGTYLNGTLNTCEECRKGYYQPETQQTSCIQCPPNHSTKITGATSKSECTNPCEQVAEGRPHCDPNAYCILVPETSDFKCECKPGFNGTGMECTDVCDGFCENQGNCVKDLKGTPSCRCVGSFTGPHCAERSEFAYIAGGIAGAVIFIIVIVLLIWMICVRSTKKRDPKKMLSPAIDQTGSQVNFYYGAHTPYAESIAPSHHSTYAHYYDDEEDGWEMPNFYNETYMKDGLHGGGKMSTLARSNASLYGTKDDLYDRLKRHAYTGKKEKSDSDSEVQ